In Cryptomeria japonica chromosome 1, Sugi_1.0, whole genome shotgun sequence, the sequence ggcacaaggcactagcctgatggacatgtggagccatctcaacctatgagagactaagggagattagcttaccgtcttcatggccttctcatgcttatcctaaaacatcctccctaggactaagtcatgaggcacaaatcaatttatcatcttattaattaatctaactacccaacccatcaattattaggttatcacttatttacaaatcatggaaaactccaatgtgccctgatGGTCTAGActccatgcatccttacaaggaacctcatgcaagcctatctctcgtgaccccgaaCATcataaggaagcccactcctcctaacatggccaagcaataaatcacaagaggctctaccaacataattacataaaaataatactcaatgcagccaacaacttccacacatactcttacaacataaacaagactacaacaacatcaatatagaaaaatgagcctcttggctagcaataaacaaaggcatatcaagccatcaaatgttgccatcaaataaaagataacattacagcaaggcctactcacttgctggtccaaaacaacatagtaatcatttcaatcatccatggcctatccacatggaagagagtctaaaatatacaCAATGGTGTAGAGAAGAAAATATACTCgaaaccatcaaaatgcatcaaaactaatCAAACCCAAAACTGAgaaatattaacagacctcaaattaagcctctagtacaaaaatcaattcgagaaaatacctcaaaaatgaccaaaactgagaaaatacaaaacacggacaggttagcgcttttgcctcAAAGGAAAGCACTTCTGCCAAGAAGGACAACACTTCTGTCAAGAAGAACAACGCTTATGTTTCCTGAATCGCGCATATGTATCCTGAGACAGCGCTTATGCTGCGTAGAACAACACTTATGCAATACAGACAACATTTTTGCACATTAAGACAACGCTTTTGCAgaaacaacgcttttgcacaagacttacggaaaacttagaaaactttcgagtaaaataataaaatccaaacTTTACAAAAGGGCATGAAAAACATATGAAAATAGatgcccagaaacaaggaatacataggtataaacacATCAAAGTATCTCAGACTAttaaaccaagatttaatcaaatatcttcatgGCATAAAACAAACAGAACCACTGCAAAACTCACAGAGAATCCAATGAAGACAATCACAACTGAAGGAATCACAAAGGGAAAACCAAACTACTCTCATACAAACAAGGATAAATCAATCAAAGATCTTCCAAACAATTTTTCACAGAGCCGAGAAATCCCATAAACAGGAAAACCAAATATATATCTCCCTCTATAAAAACTCTCATAACATAAAGTTTCCCTCCCAAATATTAACTTTcagcaataataaaactatagagtaAAGTAATATTTCAACCTAGacccaaaacaatgcagacacaatgcatacacaaagaagccattgaaagccaaaatgcaaagtgaagaactccaacctgcaacttgaaataatggattgaagctgaagaagagctctcgcaagccaaatcaaatccaatccaagctctagccaaaaccaagagagaagaaatccaaaaccaagaagaaaacttgttggAGAAATTTTCAAAGAAGAGCCAACCAACACAAAAAACCTCgcggaatgaaaataaaaagcaacaataatccaaaaccctagcctcaatctcggccaatcaaaatattccattttggagtatattataccaacccaccatataatataatttattcacccattttgaatctaaccaatgagagtgaagggtaggtaaactaaataaaatattcttatccagctaagtgggattgttttatttctttatttaatttaatgtgttcatacaccccacttaggaataaaagtcaaactattaaataaatataagatgtaaataaataatccaaatggggattaaaaatcaaataacccaaaagctaataaaataaattaaagaaccaaataaatgtaagatatcaagtaaatatcaaaccatagaaggtcaaataaataattaaataatcaaatgtcattaaagattaaatcacaaatattaaataaatatcaaacatcaataaggcttatcaaatattaaataatcataaataaataaacgttaattatccaataaatataaatatcaaataattaaatattcaaaacttataaattaaatgctttaaaataaacattaccaaatataaaactacacatcaagagccacataactctctaacataatcaagtaaataaACCAGTATAaactgaactcacaataccaaaaggcCAAGCTTattaactgacatggcgaattatgccaagacgccgactactcacggtgaacaacttagacctagagtatgtgaggggaactcgtgccatctccaaaccacataagccattggaactaaagacatgctcagacttgtgaagctaggtggagtcgatgtttggtacctgcaaaatcctgcaaccacaaaacgacaataccacatatacatatacacatatagacaagcaagtgatagagaatcgcgacgacacatcgcactcgcaatgagtgatgtggaatcgtctctattatgaagacagtcaaacaatagtcaacacatctcataaacatctcatcatatgtaatcatgaagtaaggttggcgtaatcataatcatcatcaaaaccatgataaatctaatctatcaataatccatcacatagtgagcatataaaatccatcgagtacatatatcatcaaatcacatgatcaatcatgatagtaccaacatccatatagataatcaaaatagcatatgtccaatagtgtctaacatcaatcctaagtcactgaagcacatgagtaattatcatccaaatcatcaaaatatagtctagataagtctatcaaacattatataaaagtcaactctagtcaaaataagtcaaatcaagggtggacactacagacCCAAGGAAAACCCAAACctgtaaaaacaaaaaaataaatacttATTAATGATTTAATTTTGAATGATTGATGACAATTATACTCCAATAAGCACCAATATCCAATGGTTAATTCAAATCCATTTCTTTACTTATTAAACATTATCTCTAGTAACATCTTTTTAAGATCTTTCATAAAATCCTTCACTTCTCTATTGACCCACTACTACTTTCAAATTTATAACATATTCTATATAAACTAAAATTGACATAACCCATGCACCTCCATTACAATATTGTTGTAAAATTATCAAATTGTTATTTGGAACAAATGAAACACCAAAAGAATGAAGCCTTCCTTTGAGGCTTCCCGAACAGGTATAATTTTGATTTTAGTGATGTTCGGGAAGCCTGTTTTCTGTTTGATGTTCGGGAAGCCTCAGCCAAAAGCAATTTTTGTTCTTTACAAATGAAACTCCTCAAGGATCTCTTCGATAAAAATGGGTTAAATTTTCAAAGTAGAGAGGAAGGATCCACCTCTATCTCTAATTGTATAGAAAGAAGCAATTCTTTAAGCTTCCTAATTGTTCTAGATGATGTTTATCATCCAGAACAGTTAGATGTTCTATCGATCGGGCACATGCTTAAAAGGTCTTGCAATAGCCTGTATTATTACAACCCGGGATGTAGGGGTTCTTATAGCCGAGGGAATTAAGGTAGGTTATCATTTAAAAGGAATGGATAAAGATGATGCCAGACAACTTTTCAGCTGGCATGCTTTCTCTCAACCCCATCCGGCAAGAGGATATGAGAATCTCGTTGATGACTTCTTAGGTGTGTGTGGGGGGTTACCGTTGTCTCTTCAAGTTCTTGGAAGGCATGTTCGTGGTCGAGATGAAAATTACTGGAGGTTAGAGCTTATAAAACTTGGTACGACAATGCATCCAGATATACAAAGAACGCTTAAAATAAGCTTTGATGCCCTAAGCCCCGAGGAAAAACAAAATTTTCATGGATATAGCATGCTTCTTTGTTGACCAATTGAAGTGTACAGCCATAAGAGTGTGGAATGCATCGGGATGGAATGCTCAAAATGGACTCCAAACATTAAAAGAGAAAAGCCTTGTTGAAGAAATAGAAGATCCCCTGCCTGTATTGAGAATGCACGACCACCTGCGGGACTTACGAAGAGAAATAGCAAATGAAATAAGCCATCCTCGTCGCCTTTGGCATCCTCAGGAGCTTAAAATTTTGGTATGTGTCTTCCTCCTCAAAATTTCAGATGCATATCAAATCAAAATGATATTTGAAATCTTAACTTCTTATCACAAGACAATCTAAGCAAGACAATCTAAGCCCATTGAGTGAATGCAGGAATCAAATGGATTGAAAACCATCTTTTCTCAAACCAAAGGAAGGTGCTTCcattctatttttgataagtcccTGAATGCTGAAGTTCAGTTCTTTCTACGAGAATCGGATGATAGAGAAGAGATGTCGTCTTCTTTGTTATGGCTTCACCTTTGTTATCCGTATGTATATTGCAGACCGTATTCTTCCAATTCAAGTCGTCTAAGTTGTCAGGACCACCTGAATTTCAGCGTACagccgcaaattccttcatggattcCGCTTCAAAATGTGCAGTGTTTAAGAGTCGGCAATGGATATTTCAAAAGACTGTGGCAGCAAGATGCAGAGGTATTCTTTTATTTTCCATAAAAAATCAAGTCTCTATAATTCATATGATAAAATACATTATGTTATGGTACTTTGTTTTATTATTTCTACAATTTAAAGTTAATAACAATTTTATTTCGAGTTTCAGGCTTCTTCACAAATGAAAGAGCTGAAAATTTATGGAACTTTATTGGAAGAGTTTCCAGATTTGTTAGGAATATTGACTCATGTGGAAAGAGAACTCAATGATAGACAACGCATGTCAAAAATGAAACTTTTGATGGTGAACACACGTAGAAAGATTTCAAGATCTCTGCAAAAAATTCAAGGCGGAAAATTTATAGCCCTATTGAATGGTGGTCAAGATCCTGTTATTGTTAAGGCTTCATTGAGTTTGCTTGAATATCTAGTAATTAGAGAACAAGAAAATATAATAAGAATTGTAACTAATGGAAATCAATGTCCAAATCTTAAATCCTTAGATCTTTCTTCATTGATAAACCTTAATGAAGTGCAGTTTACAAGTGTTGAAACATTGCATTGTCTTAAGGTTAGCAAGTGTGAACATCTAAAAAGATTGTCAGCGACATCTAGTTTTACAGAGCTTGAAGAATTGAACATTAGTACATGCCCTAAGCTTGAGGAGCCAAGTCTTGGCTTTCTGAGCTGCCTAAAAAGGATTAGGATCGCTTATTGTAATCTGAAAAGTGTGCCAGGTATATCAAGCTTTAGGATGCTTGTAGAATTGAACATTAATAGATGTCCAAAGCTTGATGAGTTAAGTCTTGCTCATCTGCGCTGCTTGGAGAAAGTCATAATTAAAGACTGTCATCATTTGAAAAGTGTGACAGGACTATCTCATCTTCCAAAGCTTGTAGAAGTTAACATTTCTTGGTGTTGGATACTTGAGCTTGAGTTGTGTCTGTTGGGCTTGAACCGTCTGAAGAGGGTAACAGTTGATAAGTTTGTCAAGGCAAAATGTTTCGAGCTGAATGCTTGTAAAAATTTAGAAACAGTGTCAGGAATATCATTCAAAATGATTCATGTGGTGAACATTTGTGACTGCCCGGAACTTGCGGAATTGCCCATTATTTCTGGTGCAAATTGCCTAGAGTGTATCGCAATTAATGGATGTGGGAAGCTCAATCACATCATGATGGCTGATTGTGGAATCTTAAGAACAATATCAGGTAACTTTGATCCGGTGGGATTATCCATATCAGACTGTCCAATGCTTGAAGAGCTGCCACGTTTTGAGCGTGCGACATACCTTGAGGACATCCGCATTCTCCAGTGTGGAAAACTGCAGAAAGTGTCATTGCCAGCAACTCTGAAGCTTCTGGAGTTGAATGCTTGCAGAGAACTCAAAACTATACATGCAATATCTGCTCTGACAGAGTTGTTGGAGTTGAAAATTGGTGAATGCCCTCAGCTCGAGTTGGGAGTTGCAGATATGATTTGGCTAGAAAAATTAGCAATTGTAAAACTGAAAAGTGTGTCCGAAATATCTAATCTTACAAAGCTTATAGAATTGAAAATTTCTGAGTGCTTGGAGCTTGAGGTTGAGCTGTCTCTCTCGAATTTGAGCTGTTTAGAGAGCATTGATATTGTTCAATGTGGAAAGATGCACATGATAACACTACTAACGAACCTCACTAAATTTAGTCTGGAAGCTTGTAGAGATTTGGAAACAGTGGTAGGAATATCTGATCTTACAAAACTTGCAGAGCTGAATGTAAAACAATGTCCCCAGCTTCAGCTTGAGTTAGATCTTTCCAGCTTGAACACCCTGAAGACGATTACCATTATTAAATGTGGGAATGTGCACAACATGATACTGCCAATGACACTCATGAAACTCAAAGTGCAGCGGTGTAGAAAATTGCGAACAATGGCAGGAATAGGCAATCTAACAAGGCTTACAGAGCTGTGCATTTATAAGTGTCCCGAGCTTGAGGAGTTGCCAGTTATTTGTGGGGCAAGTTGCCTGGAAATGATTGCAATTGATGGATGTAGGAAGCTCAATCGCCTTCAAGTCTCTGATTGTGGGTTTTTTATAGGAGTGTCGGGATTACAGTTTTGCATATCAGACTGTCCGGAGCTTGAGGAGATCTGCATATTCAGGTGTGAGAAGCTACAGAAAATAAGTTTGCCAACAACACTGAA encodes:
- the LOC131071621 gene encoding uncharacterized protein LOC131071621; this encodes MDIACFFVDQLKCTAIRVWNASGWNAQNGLQTLKEKSLVEEIEDPLPVLRMHDHLRDLRREIANEISHPRRLWHPQELKILESNGLKTIFSQTKGRCFHSIFDKSLNAEVQFFLRESDDREEMSSSLLWLHLCYPYVYCRPYSSNSSRLSCQDHLNFSVQPQIPSWIPLQNVQCLRVGNGYFKRLWQQDAEASSQMKELKIYGTLLEEFPDLLGILTHVERELNDRQRMSKMKLLMVNTRRKISRSLQKIQGGKFIALLNGGQDPVIVKASLSLLEYLVIREQENIIRIVTNGNQCPNLKSLDLSSLINLNEVQFTSVETLHCLKVSKCEHLKRLSATSSFTELEELNISTCPKLEEPSLGFLSCLKRIRIAYCNLKSVPGISSFRMLVELNINRCPKLDELSLAHLRCLEKVIIKDCHHLKSVTGLSHLPKLVEVNISWCWILELELCLLGLNRLKRVTVDKFVKAKCFELNACKNLETVSGISFKMIHVVNICDCPELAELPIISGANCLECIAINGCGKLNHIMMADCGILRTISGNFDPVGLSISDCPMLEELPRFERATYLEDIRILQCGKLQKVSLPATLKLLELNACRELKTIHAISALTELLELKIGECPQLELGVADMIWLEKLAIVKLKSVSEISNLTKLIELKISECLELEVELSLSNLSCLESIDIVQCGKMHMITLLTNLTKFSLEACRDLETVVGISDLTKLAELNVKQCPQLQLELDLSSLNTLKTITIIKCGNVHNMILPMTLMKLKVQRCRKLRTMAGIGNLTRLTELCIYKCPELEELPVICGASCLEMIAIDGCRKLNRLQVSDCGFFIGVSGLQFCISDCPELEEICIFRCEKLQKISLPTTLKSLHLDTCKDLKSMSKLSYLKNLLQLIIVGCRQLELELGLHLDCMDSLQNIKIDGCGKLLLNKCKNLHGVSLSCNFDEACLPVSDCPELVFPNLAQMNCWESISIVSCEKLQKVTLSWTLMKLTVQRCKELQTLVGIGNHTKLSELYISECPELEELPNLATLCCLETISINSCDRLHTITLPTSLMKLSLQSCRQLETVATISGLTKLVELNIKQCPELQPGLDLSSLNFLKRIVVVECWNMHSITTPITLEELTVQRCRKLKTVAAVGSLTELADLYISDCEELDELPSLAGLNCLKRINIDCCKKLHNLTLPAIVIKLTVKQWGESQTLAGIGNLTKLTDLCIGECPELEELPSLARLCCLETLNINSCEKLHTIQLPRTLIKLIVQRCRELETILGMDYLKNLKELCISECPELEEIRLFRCQKLQKLTLPTTLKSLHLQDCTELKTVSEISHLKNLVQLIISRCWQLELELRLEGMNSLQKITIDECMALKSILLKQCKNLKRVSLCCYFNVARLSVCDCPELEFINLGGESSWESICIYSCEKLEEIAGIEELHGSGAIQLLYCNNASIQDCIAMLQSVPSDYLLIMSRAGDGAKSNLNPSLFSEGFFCADEVSMCRQDLFKWLGSTSAIIICAVVEINSSTHLSLEQFLSTFYLREGELIITTVITDQSDKMFRKFNKEFEDVLIEHGLIKKWCACAVKKGLVWRTLHVLHTITQKIIDKLHEKQEQIKDS